Proteins encoded within one genomic window of Spirulina major PCC 6313:
- a CDS encoding CHAT domain-containing protein → MAYRTRSPHGSKVSMMHHFPRYSRHVYHRVGRWLVFAVVGLILVLGIQGPMQARSLPSLPTVSSLLAQAPPQAIAPIASLDHLERQLAAAIAQGDRVVQAQTLNHLAQAHRQAGNFRQAQDAIAQSLALFPALKQPRLYAQALTIQASLERDRGAYSAAQGYWEQAVRLYNEGGDREGVQGTRLNQISALAAMGNVRRACGLAIAQFEVGDGLTQCDQIAALTDAEFVVLRDRFATQLHHPLAAQLLTRLAATLQYTGRLERSRQLLDLSLSTLDPQQQPQAAAMAHLVLGNIHRSLEQPDEAIAQYKTAAELATPLSASSLWLDAQINHTRLLLTTKQVPAARALAPAILSRLQTEPLNHRTLIARLVFAQHWLDVPNPSPPVDRATLAHLVADGIQAARQRGDRAAEAYGLGILGSAYAQTHQTDTAIQLTRDALALARPLQSPELIYPWEWQLTQLLEIQGDLDGAIAANERAVDTLETLENDLVSSNRDSQFSFRESVEPIYRNLVSLLLTPDTRHTKNQTQANGNNGMISQGNLRRARQVIENLQVAELNDFFRTPCISARTTEIDQIINQGDRSTAVLYPILLDDRLTVILSLPGDNPQGDALLRYNIAGANPATISRTVDQLRRTLAGNLPESRVYGPAQTLYEWLIAPFEADLQAHQIETLTFVLDGPLRRLPMAVLFDGEQYLIEKYNLAITPGLQLVPPRSLQSVELSPLVAGLSEARHGFEAIPAVVDEVKHIRDSFPNSKLLFNESFTTANLLDAIQTNPFPIVHLATHGEFNATPTDTFLLTWDNKINANEFSQVLQSRDLQQNSPPIELLILSACQTALGDDRAALGLAGLAVRSGARSTIASLWSVSDESTGLMMQELYQILLHSPEQDTLKRAEVLRRAQLSLLQSDDFHHPFFWAPFILIGSWL, encoded by the coding sequence ATGGCTTACCGCACTCGTTCTCCCCACGGCTCAAAGGTGTCAATGATGCACCATTTCCCGCGCTACAGTCGGCATGTTTATCATCGGGTGGGGCGTTGGCTGGTGTTCGCTGTGGTGGGTCTGATTCTGGTGTTGGGGATTCAGGGGCCGATGCAGGCGCGATCGCTCCCCTCTTTACCCACGGTCTCATCCCTCCTGGCCCAAGCTCCACCGCAGGCGATCGCACCGATCGCCTCCCTTGATCACCTCGAACGTCAATTAGCCGCTGCGATCGCCCAGGGGGATCGCGTCGTCCAAGCCCAAACCCTTAATCATCTGGCCCAAGCCCATCGTCAGGCGGGTAACTTCCGCCAAGCCCAAGACGCGATCGCCCAAAGTTTAGCCCTGTTTCCGGCGTTAAAACAGCCGCGTCTTTATGCTCAAGCCTTGACGATTCAGGCCAGTTTAGAGCGCGATCGCGGGGCCTACAGTGCGGCCCAAGGCTATTGGGAACAGGCGGTGCGTCTCTATAACGAAGGGGGCGATCGCGAAGGGGTGCAGGGTACTCGCTTGAACCAGATCAGCGCCTTGGCAGCGATGGGGAATGTGCGGCGGGCCTGTGGGTTAGCGATCGCTCAATTTGAGGTGGGGGATGGGCTGACCCAATGTGATCAAATCGCCGCCTTGACCGATGCCGAGTTTGTGGTGTTGCGCGATCGCTTCGCCACCCAACTGCACCACCCCCTCGCGGCGCAACTCCTCACCCGATTGGCCGCCACCTTGCAATACACGGGGCGTTTAGAGCGATCGCGCCAACTCCTCGACCTCAGCCTCAGCACCCTCGACCCCCAACAACAGCCCCAAGCCGCCGCCATGGCGCATCTCGTGCTTGGCAATATTCATCGCAGTTTAGAGCAACCGGACGAGGCGATCGCCCAATACAAAACCGCCGCCGAGCTTGCCACCCCGCTCTCTGCCTCGTCGCTCTGGCTCGATGCCCAGATCAACCACACCCGTCTCCTGCTCACCACGAAGCAAGTTCCCGCCGCCCGCGCCCTCGCCCCGGCCATCCTCAGCCGCCTCCAAACTGAACCCCTCAACCATCGCACCCTGATCGCACGGCTGGTTTTCGCTCAGCACTGGCTTGACGTACCGAACCCCTCCCCCCCAGTGGATCGCGCCACCCTGGCCCACCTCGTCGCCGACGGTATCCAAGCCGCTCGTCAACGGGGCGATCGCGCAGCAGAAGCCTACGGCCTAGGGATTCTCGGTTCTGCCTATGCCCAGACCCACCAAACCGACACCGCCATTCAGTTAACCCGCGATGCCTTGGCCCTAGCGCGTCCCCTCCAAAGCCCAGAATTAATCTATCCGTGGGAATGGCAACTCACCCAATTGCTGGAAATTCAGGGGGATCTAGACGGTGCGATCGCAGCCAATGAGCGAGCCGTTGACACCTTGGAAACCTTAGAAAATGACCTCGTTTCCTCGAACCGGGACAGTCAATTTTCCTTCCGGGAATCCGTCGAGCCGATCTATCGTAATTTAGTCTCCTTACTGCTCACCCCCGACACCCGCCACACGAAAAATCAGACCCAGGCCAACGGCAACAACGGCATGATTAGCCAAGGGAACCTGCGCCGCGCTCGCCAAGTGATCGAAAACCTGCAAGTGGCGGAATTGAATGACTTTTTCCGGACCCCCTGCATTTCCGCCCGCACCACCGAAATCGACCAAATTATTAACCAAGGCGATCGCAGCACCGCCGTGTTGTACCCGATTCTGCTCGACGATCGCCTCACCGTCATCCTCTCCCTACCCGGTGATAATCCCCAAGGCGATGCCCTGCTGCGCTACAACATCGCCGGAGCCAATCCCGCTACGATTAGCCGCACCGTTGACCAACTGCGCCGCACCCTGGCGGGGAATCTGCCCGAAAGTCGTGTGTATGGCCCCGCTCAAACCCTCTATGAATGGCTGATCGCCCCCTTTGAGGCGGACTTACAAGCCCACCAGATCGAAACCCTCACCTTTGTCCTTGATGGCCCCTTACGGCGGTTGCCCATGGCCGTCTTGTTTGATGGTGAGCAATATCTGATCGAAAAATACAACCTCGCCATTACGCCGGGGTTGCAACTCGTGCCGCCGCGATCGCTCCAGTCCGTCGAACTTTCCCCCCTCGTCGCCGGTCTCAGCGAAGCCCGCCACGGGTTTGAAGCCATTCCCGCCGTCGTCGATGAAGTCAAACACATTCGCGACAGTTTCCCCAACAGCAAACTCCTGTTCAATGAAAGCTTCACCACCGCCAACCTCCTTGACGCGATTCAAACCAACCCCTTCCCCATCGTTCACCTCGCCACCCACGGCGAATTCAACGCCACCCCCACCGACACCTTCCTGCTCACCTGGGACAACAAAATCAATGCCAACGAATTTTCCCAAGTCCTTCAATCCCGCGACCTCCAACAAAACAGCCCCCCCATCGAACTGTTGATCCTGAGTGCCTGCCAAACCGCCCTAGGGGACGATCGCGCCGCCCTCGGTCTCGCCGGTCTCGCCGTCCGCTCCGGTGCGCGGAGCACGATCGCCAGTCTCTGGTCAGTGAGCGACGAATCCACCGGCCTCATGATGCAAGAACTCTATCAAATCTTGCTTCACTCCCCCGAACAAGACACCCTGAAACGCGCCGAAGTGCTCCGCCGCGCCCAACTCAGCCTCTTGCAGTCCGACGACTTTCACCACCCGTTTTTCTGGGCTCCCTTCATTCTGATTGGCAGTTGGCTATGA